A segment of the Desulfovibrio sp. Huiquan2017 genome:
GCGTTCCCGGCCACGCCGTGCCCGGCCATGTCCCGCACGCGGACGACCTCATGGGCCATGTCGGCCAGAGTCTTCTTGGGCTCGCAGCCCCGCAGAGGGCACACTCCGCCCCAGCCGTTCTTCTCCACCACGGCCACGTCCAGCCCGGCATCGCCGAGCTTGCGGGCGACGATGCCGCCCGCCGGGCCGGAACCGATCACGATCACATCGAATGTCTGTCTGGTCACGGGTCTTCTCCGGATTGTCCAAATCGCGTTGCAGGATAGGGGGCCGCCCAAGGCGAACCCGTTTCAACCATCCTCGCATATTCGCACGGAATGTAAAGGGCGGGACGGCTTTCAAATAACCATCCCGCCTCTGGGCGAAAAACAGGAGTACGGCAGTCTGCCGCGCCGCGTCAGCAGGCCGGTTCGGCCAACCACTTGAGGCTGCGCACCGACGAATAAGGGGCCCTGCCCGTCAGGAAGGCGTCCAAACGGACGCGCGATTCGCCCGTCAGCAACGGCAGCAAAGGCTGGTCCACCAGTGGGATGCGCACCAGACTTTCGCGTATGCGCTCGTCCCACTCGTCGCCGTACACATCAATGTCGTCCAACCGCAGATGCTTGCGGCAGTTCTCGCAGCCGCAACAGATGTCATACGGTTCCTGGATGTTGAGCAACCCGTACTCGGTGGTCAACTCCTCTCCGGCCGCCATGTCGCGAACCGCGATCTCCAGGCCGTAGTCGGTCATCATGGTGGTCGGCAGGCAGTTGTGGTTCATGTACCGGGCGTGGTCCCAGCTCAGGATCAGGTTGCCGCACTTGTCGTGGTACATGTAGGTCTCCATGGCCGCCCGCTGGGGCTCGGGCAGAGCACTGAACGCTTCCGGGCTCAGGCTCATGTCGAAACGGTCGCGAACGACCACGATGGTCCCCCGGGGGATGGGCCGGGTGGCGAACACGCCCACGCCGATGGCCGGGTCCCCGGACAGGACCCTGGTATGGGGATGGATCACTTGCGTCCTCGCTAATAGATGTAGCGCACCTGGTGCCGTTCGGCCTCGATGCGGTTGTAGATGGAGCGCATGATGCGCTCGTAAAGCGCATCGCCCAGGACCAGATCCTCGATGCCCGCGTCCACATTGGGATTGTCGTTGACCTCGATGACATAGGCCTTGCCGCCCATGTCCTTGAGGTCCACTCCGTAGAAACCGTTGCCGATGAGGGACGAGGCCTGGATCGCGGCCTTGAGGATGTGCGGCGGGACCTCTTCCACGGGCACGGTCTCGGACCGGCCGCTGAAGTCCTCGCCGTCCTGGTCGTCGCTCTCCTGCCAGTTGTAAATCTGCCAGTGATTCTTGGCCATGTAGTATTTGCAGGCGAAAAGAGGCTTGTCGTCGAGCAGCCCCACCCGCCAGTCAAAAGCCGACACCAGGAATTCCTGGGCTATGACCAGGTCCGTGTGCTTGAACATCTCGACCAGCTTGTCCCCCAGTTCCTCCACCGAGCTCACCCGGAACACCCCCAGGGAAAAGGAACTCTCGGGCAGCTTCAGGACCAAGGGCAGGGGCAGGGTCCGCAGGAAATCGGACGTGCATTCCTTGCGCGTCAGATGCCAGCCACGCGGCTGGTTGGCGCCGGCGTGGGCCAACCGCTCCTGGAGATAGACCTTGTTGGAGCACAGCATGATGGACCAGGGGTCGTCCACGACCACCAGCCCCTCGGTGTAGGCGTGCCGGGACATGGCGTAGGTGTGATTGTCCATGGCCGTGGTTTCGCGGATGAACAGGGCGTCGAACTCGCAGATGCGCCGATGATCCGCCTTGGTGATGAACTCCACGAAGAAGCCCACTTTTTCCGCCGCCTTACGGAACTTCTCCAGGGCCATGGGCGAAGACGGCGGCGTGGGCTCCGCCGCGTCGGCCAGGATGGCCAGGTCATACTGGTAACGCTTGAGCTTGGGCCGGTTGTAACGCTTCTTCAGGCAAAAAGCCTCCAGCGCGGTGCGCAGCAGCTCGGGCCAGTCCCGGGCCACCTGCCGCAGGTGCAGGAGCTTGACCTTGCGGAACTTCCAGCCGTCCTCCTGACGCTCCATAGTGATGGTGAAGAACGGAACCGCGAACAGGGAAAAAAGCTTGCGGGCCAACTCCGCCCGGCAGGGATCCGGGGTGCGGCCCAGAAGGATGGTCAACTCCAGGACCCCGCCCTTGCCCGGCAGTGCCCTGGGGTGGATGGTGTCCTTGATCTCGTCAAGCAGACTCTGCGCCACCAGGGGCGTGGTCACGTCCTTGACGGTCATGACCGAGGGGGTCACGCGGTGATTGCGGGCGGTGGCCAGCAGGGAGACGTAATAGCCCATGGAATGGGTCTTGTACGAGGTGCACAGATTGAGGACGTGAAACCGGTTGGACCCGGCATAATTGGTGTCCGCCAGGTAATCCGTGGCCGACACGAACTGGACGCCCGGGCAACAGTCCCGAACCCGGCCGGGTTCGTCCACAACGATGACCACGCTCTCGGGCGACCCGTCGCGGTTTGCGGGCGATAGGACCATGCGCACGGCGGGCTCGTTCGGGCCGTAGTAGCCCGGCAGGGAACGCACCGGCTCGAAACCGAACTTGCGGTACCAATTGACCAGCTTGGGGTTGTTCATGTCCGCTTCCAGCGTGACGCGCTCGTAACCATGGCTGGCCGCAAACTCCACGATATGCCGGATCAGGGCCTCGCCCAGGCCAAGCATGCGGTATTCCTTGAGCACGGCCAGGGAATAGATCCGCAGGGAACGCTTGTACTGAAAGACCACGGCCCCCCCCGCCGGGACCGGTTTTTTGCGTTTGGCCTTGCCCTCGATGACCAGCGCCATCTGGGACGGGCTCTGGATGCTGTGGCGCAGGCTGGCTCGGGATGCGCGCCGGTTCTCGCTGAAACCGGTCCGCTCAAGGATTTCGAGAAGGGGCAGGTCCTCCAGGGTCGCCGGACGAACGGAAGAGGACGAAAAGGAGACGGACGACGTCTCGCACGCAAGGCTCATGAAGCCTCCCGAAGTTGCAGGCCACCCGGGCCGTGACAATACGCCCGAGAATGGGAATCCCATATACCGGGTCTTACGGCAGGTAAATAGAAATCGAGGGGGACCCGCGCACCTTTTTTGAAGAGCGGTCCAGCCCCCTTCTACCGCTGCGGACCGGGATTTTGCCGCGGCCTGGCAGACAATGGAGCACGGCGATACGGGCGGCTGCCAAAGCGGATGGCGGGAAACTAAGCTTTGCGAAATCCTTCCTGGGGATAAATTCCTTCACACCAATATCGAAAATTTATTATTATTTTCTATTTTATGGGAAATAGTCCATAAATTCATAATGATAATTATTATCAATCATTTGTTTAAATAGTTGAAAACAACTCTCCGTCAAAACAATTTTCCACATATTTGTGTGCAAACCCCTGCTTGATTGCACTTTGTTATGGTGGAAACCTCTTTTCCCCTCCCCTGCTCCGCCCCTGCTCCCGGACACCTTTCGAAGGCGTTTTAAACAGCTAAACACCTTGGGATAACACACTTTATTCCTGTACCCGTATTTATAGCCGATTCGTATATTTAAGTGGACCAGAAAAATACGCACGACGACCCGATATATTTCATACCTTCAAAGGAGGACATCATGACC
Coding sequences within it:
- a CDS encoding GNAT family N-acetyltransferase, with amino-acid sequence MSLACETSSVSFSSSSVRPATLEDLPLLEILERTGFSENRRASRASLRHSIQSPSQMALVIEGKAKRKKPVPAGGAVVFQYKRSLRIYSLAVLKEYRMLGLGEALIRHIVEFAASHGYERVTLEADMNNPKLVNWYRKFGFEPVRSLPGYYGPNEPAVRMVLSPANRDGSPESVVIVVDEPGRVRDCCPGVQFVSATDYLADTNYAGSNRFHVLNLCTSYKTHSMGYYVSLLATARNHRVTPSVMTVKDVTTPLVAQSLLDEIKDTIHPRALPGKGGVLELTILLGRTPDPCRAELARKLFSLFAVPFFTITMERQEDGWKFRKVKLLHLRQVARDWPELLRTALEAFCLKKRYNRPKLKRYQYDLAILADAAEPTPPSSPMALEKFRKAAEKVGFFVEFITKADHRRICEFDALFIRETTAMDNHTYAMSRHAYTEGLVVVDDPWSIMLCSNKVYLQERLAHAGANQPRGWHLTRKECTSDFLRTLPLPLVLKLPESSFSLGVFRVSSVEELGDKLVEMFKHTDLVIAQEFLVSAFDWRVGLLDDKPLFACKYYMAKNHWQIYNWQESDDQDGEDFSGRSETVPVEEVPPHILKAAIQASSLIGNGFYGVDLKDMGGKAYVIEVNDNPNVDAGIEDLVLGDALYERIMRSIYNRIEAERHQVRYIY
- a CDS encoding SET domain-containing protein translates to MIHPHTRVLSGDPAIGVGVFATRPIPRGTIVVVRDRFDMSLSPEAFSALPEPQRAAMETYMYHDKCGNLILSWDHARYMNHNCLPTTMMTDYGLEIAVRDMAAGEELTTEYGLLNIQEPYDICCGCENCRKHLRLDDIDVYGDEWDERIRESLVRIPLVDQPLLPLLTGESRVRLDAFLTGRAPYSSVRSLKWLAEPAC